One genomic window of Acetobacter sp. includes the following:
- the hrpB gene encoding ATP-dependent helicase HrpB → MNDRASIIASLLNATGDELPVRACLPALTATLEAQPNAVLVAPPGAGKTTLAPLALLAATWRGEGERIIMLEPRRLAARAAAQRMASLLGEKAGETVGFRTRLESAVSEATRIEVVTEGLFLRRLLSDPTLDDVACVIFDEIHERSLDADLALAFCLDLQQTLRPDLRLLAMSATADTATLCGLMQAPVVESEGRQFPVEVRHAKRDLTSPRDLPVEAARAVREMLAEHEGDILVFLPGTGEIRRAMTELQGVSALVLPLHGELPPIEQARVLTPEPDGRRRVILSTSIAETSLTVPGVRIVIDGGFRRAPRFDPGAGLARLETMRVSRAAATQRSGRAGREAPGFSLRLWTEATGRGFAPHDRPEILDADLSDFVLATSLWGDAMGGESALRFPDTPPAGGIAAARELLGQLGAVNEDGHPTELGRRMASLGTHPRLAAIMVAARNPTEAALAADLAALLEERDPLRPRAGGRAGGPPPVPPADLSLRLDLIAGGDHPDADRGALARIRQAAGQFRRRLRLPAHTPASGDVAALVAAGFPDRIAQARGEPGSYRLSGGGSARISKAYRLGEGKLLAVASLFLRKSAEIRLAAPLDPNNLPQALLDRATEQVETALDSTTGSIIARRRLRVGALVLRDRTETVRCEDASGLLLAQVASSLDTILRWTEAARQFQARIIVSRETLGRTDLPDLSDEALAASVSEWLTPWLAGVTTLTALKELDLLAILRGRLPHAELVALDRELPTELTLKGGRVKVDYTEPVPVAAARAQVFYGTTETPRLAGGRVPLRLALLSPAGRPQALTADLASFWSNGWLDMRRDMRGRYPRHDWPENPAVATPPEPRKRH, encoded by the coding sequence ATGAACGACAGAGCCTCCATCATTGCCTCTCTTCTGAACGCGACGGGAGACGAACTCCCGGTAAGAGCCTGTCTCCCCGCCCTGACCGCGACACTTGAAGCGCAACCCAACGCCGTGCTGGTGGCCCCTCCCGGCGCAGGTAAAACCACGCTCGCCCCACTGGCGCTGCTTGCGGCGACATGGCGCGGCGAGGGCGAGCGGATCATCATGCTTGAACCCAGACGGCTGGCGGCACGGGCGGCGGCGCAGAGGATGGCGTCCCTGCTGGGGGAGAAGGCTGGGGAGACAGTCGGGTTTCGCACACGACTGGAAAGCGCCGTCTCGGAGGCGACCCGCATCGAGGTGGTGACGGAAGGACTCTTCCTGCGCCGCCTGCTGTCCGATCCGACACTGGACGACGTGGCGTGTGTGATCTTCGATGAAATCCACGAGCGGTCTCTGGATGCCGATCTGGCGCTCGCCTTCTGTCTCGATCTCCAGCAGACGCTGCGCCCCGATCTGCGCCTGCTCGCCATGTCGGCGACGGCGGATACGGCGACGCTGTGCGGTCTGATGCAGGCGCCCGTCGTGGAGAGCGAGGGGCGGCAGTTTCCGGTCGAAGTGCGTCATGCGAAGCGTGATCTGACCTCTCCGCGTGATCTGCCGGTGGAAGCCGCCCGCGCCGTGCGCGAGATGCTGGCGGAGCACGAAGGCGATATTCTCGTGTTCCTGCCGGGGACCGGCGAGATCAGACGCGCCATGACGGAGTTGCAGGGTGTGTCGGCCCTCGTTCTGCCCCTGCATGGGGAACTGCCTCCCATTGAACAGGCCCGTGTTCTGACGCCTGAACCGGATGGTCGCCGTCGTGTGATCCTCTCCACCTCCATCGCCGAGACGTCCCTGACCGTGCCCGGCGTGCGGATTGTGATTGACGGCGGTTTTCGCCGGGCTCCGCGTTTTGATCCCGGAGCGGGGCTGGCGCGGCTGGAGACCATGCGCGTCTCCCGTGCGGCGGCGACGCAGCGGTCGGGTCGTGCGGGTCGTGAGGCGCCGGGCTTCAGCCTGCGGCTCTGGACGGAGGCGACCGGACGTGGTTTCGCGCCTCATGACCGTCCGGAAATTCTGGACGCCGATCTATCTGATTTCGTGCTGGCCACCAGTCTCTGGGGTGACGCGATGGGCGGGGAGAGCGCGCTCCGTTTTCCAGACACGCCTCCCGCAGGCGGGATCGCGGCGGCGCGTGAACTGCTCGGTCAGTTGGGTGCTGTGAATGAGGACGGACACCCGACGGAACTGGGGCGCAGAATGGCATCGCTTGGCACGCATCCCCGTCTGGCGGCGATAATGGTGGCTGCCCGCAATCCGACCGAAGCGGCGCTGGCGGCCGATCTGGCGGCATTGCTTGAGGAACGCGACCCGCTCCGTCCCAGAGCGGGTGGCCGTGCCGGTGGGCCGCCACCCGTGCCACCGGCGGACCTGTCGCTCCGTCTGGACCTGATTGCCGGAGGTGATCATCCGGATGCCGACCGGGGGGCTCTGGCGCGGATCAGGCAGGCGGCTGGTCAGTTCAGGCGTCGCCTCCGTCTGCCTGCGCACACACCTGCATCGGGCGATGTCGCGGCCCTCGTCGCGGCGGGATTTCCCGATCGTATCGCGCAGGCCCGTGGAGAGCCGGGAAGCTACCGTCTGTCAGGTGGCGGGAGTGCTCGCATCAGCAAGGCGTACAGGCTGGGTGAAGGGAAGCTGCTGGCTGTGGCGTCCCTGTTCCTGCGGAAAAGCGCCGAGATCAGGCTCGCCGCGCCGCTCGATCCGAACAACCTGCCGCAGGCGCTGCTGGACAGGGCGACCGAGCAGGTGGAAACGGCGCTCGATTCGACCACCGGCTCGATTATCGCACGCCGCCGACTGCGAGTGGGCGCACTGGTCCTGCGGGATCGAACCGAAACGGTTCGCTGTGAAGACGCTTCCGGGTTGCTGCTGGCGCAGGTGGCGTCTTCTCTCGACACGATCCTGAGATGGACGGAGGCGGCCAGACAGTTTCAGGCGCGTATCATTGTTTCACGGGAAACACTCGGCCGGACCGATCTCCCGGACCTGTCCGATGAAGCGCTTGCCGCTTCGGTCTCGGAATGGCTGACGCCCTGGCTGGCTGGCGTGACGACGCTGACCGCGCTGAAGGAACTCGATCTTCTGGCGATTCTGCGCGGTCGTCTGCCTCATGCGGAACTGGTCGCTCTGGACCGGGAACTGCCGACCGAACTGACCCTGAAAGGTGGGCGTGTGAAGGTGGACTATACCGAGCCGGTGCCGGTCGCGGCGGCGCGTGCACAGGTCTTTTACGGCACCACGGAGACGCCCCGTCTGGCGGGAGGCCGGGTGCCGCTGCGGCTGGCCCTGCTGTCTCCCGCCGGACGCCCGCAGGCTCTGACGGCGGATCTGGCGTCTTTCTGGTCGAATGGATGGCTGGATATGCGCCGTGATATGCGGGGGCGATATCCGCGCCATGACTGGCCGGAGAACCCGGCGGTGGCGACACCGCCCGAGCCACGAAAAAGACACTAA
- a CDS encoding protein-disulfide reductase DsbD family protein, which translates to MFAGLLLSLPAFAAESQPVTTERDTVSLVTDSDRIEAGHPFKAGLLLHLKSGWHTYWKNPGDAGEPVNLTVTLSGHLSGKADAIEWPAPERLPEGPLMSYGYTGDVLLPVTVTPQTGDTHGQTVALSAHADWLVCAAVCVPEQADFSLNLPTGATTPSEQSPLFRHAAEQQPRPSPFQTTITPDGLLTVRGNGLSPQAVQQAWVIPDVAGRIDQVAPQALTIDQDRMTLRLKPEEGFAGGKGFAGLLELQDAAHEKSVLSFSATPVATASNPVPETGWLALVVFAFLGGLILNLMPCVFPVLAMKALAIARLHDDRQHFQSGLAYTAGVLATFGCLGALMLAVRHAGLSTGWGFQFQSPVFVAGICWFLFAVGLGQLGLFELPVVSAGQSFLTRHRGLTGDFLTGLLAVLVATPCTAPFMGAAIAGALAAPPLMALGIFLAMGLGLASPYLALTLVPNAGRFLPRPGRWMDIFRQVLAFPLFATCIWLIWILAQQGGGNLVAIGCAGLLTLGFSGWLMTLSRTVSPFRSRLLMLAAVLIALSPTGLLLLLPSPSEMPAHASGTETDAGTAFSPERLAALRQEGKPVFVDMTAAWCITCLVNDHVALESSTVQKSFALNGIVFMKGDWTSRNATITAFLRDHGRDGVPLYVYYPPYEEGRILPQVLTPDMVVQAVEKK; encoded by the coding sequence GTGTTTGCCGGACTGCTCCTTTCCCTTCCCGCTTTCGCGGCTGAAAGCCAGCCGGTTACAACCGAGCGGGATACGGTCAGTCTTGTGACTGACAGCGACAGGATCGAAGCAGGGCATCCTTTCAAGGCCGGACTGCTCCTGCATCTGAAATCAGGATGGCACACCTACTGGAAAAATCCCGGTGACGCGGGAGAGCCGGTAAATCTGACCGTCACGCTGTCTGGCCATCTTTCCGGCAAGGCAGACGCCATCGAGTGGCCCGCGCCGGAACGTCTGCCGGAAGGTCCGCTGATGTCGTACGGCTATACCGGCGATGTGCTTCTGCCGGTTACAGTCACACCCCAGACCGGCGACACACATGGGCAGACCGTGGCCCTGAGCGCTCACGCGGACTGGCTGGTCTGTGCCGCCGTCTGTGTGCCCGAGCAGGCCGATTTCAGTCTTAATCTGCCAACGGGAGCAACCACACCCTCGGAGCAGTCTCCTTTGTTCAGGCACGCGGCGGAACAGCAGCCACGCCCTTCTCCTTTTCAAACAACCATCACACCTGACGGTCTGTTGACGGTGCGAGGAAACGGCCTGTCACCACAGGCCGTGCAGCAGGCATGGGTCATTCCTGATGTCGCCGGACGCATTGATCAGGTCGCTCCACAGGCTCTGACCATCGATCAGGATCGAATGACGCTTCGTCTGAAGCCGGAGGAAGGATTCGCCGGGGGAAAAGGCTTTGCCGGTCTTCTAGAGTTGCAGGATGCGGCGCATGAGAAAAGCGTCCTGTCCTTCAGCGCCACACCTGTTGCAACTGCTTCGAACCCTGTGCCGGAAACCGGCTGGCTGGCGCTCGTCGTCTTCGCCTTTCTTGGCGGCCTCATCCTGAACCTGATGCCCTGCGTCTTTCCGGTTCTGGCCATGAAAGCGCTGGCGATTGCACGTCTTCATGACGACCGGCAGCATTTTCAGAGCGGGCTTGCCTATACGGCTGGTGTGCTGGCGACGTTCGGATGTCTTGGCGCTCTGATGCTGGCTGTGCGTCATGCCGGACTATCGACCGGATGGGGCTTCCAGTTCCAGTCACCTGTATTTGTCGCCGGAATCTGCTGGTTTCTGTTTGCCGTCGGACTGGGCCAGCTTGGTCTATTTGAATTGCCTGTCGTCAGCGCCGGACAATCCTTCCTGACCCGGCATCGGGGGCTGACCGGTGATTTCCTGACCGGATTGCTGGCCGTTCTTGTGGCGACCCCCTGCACTGCACCTTTCATGGGAGCGGCCATTGCAGGCGCGCTGGCCGCCCCTCCCCTGATGGCGCTGGGTATTTTTCTGGCGATGGGCCTTGGACTGGCCAGCCCCTATCTGGCGCTTACCCTTGTTCCGAATGCGGGACGATTTCTGCCCCGCCCCGGCCGCTGGATGGATATCTTCCGACAGGTTCTGGCTTTTCCCCTGTTTGCAACCTGCATCTGGCTGATCTGGATTCTGGCGCAGCAGGGTGGCGGCAATCTTGTGGCGATCGGCTGCGCGGGACTTCTGACACTGGGTTTCAGCGGCTGGCTCATGACCCTTTCCCGGACGGTCTCCCCTTTCAGGTCCCGCCTCCTCATGCTTGCGGCGGTTCTCATCGCCCTGTCACCGACCGGATTGCTCCTTCTTCTGCCATCACCGTCCGAAATGCCCGCGCACGCTTCAGGCACAGAGACGGATGCAGGAACGGCGTTTTCGCCGGAACGTCTCGCGGCCTTGAGGCAGGAGGGAAAGCCTGTTTTTGTAGACATGACGGCAGCATGGTGCATCACATGTCTCGTCAACGATCATGTGGCGCTCGAAAGCTCCACTGTTCAGAAAAGTTTCGCCCTGAACGGGATTGTTTTCATGAAGGGTGACTGGACCAGCAGAAATGCGACCATCACGGCCTTTCTGCGCGATCATGGCCGCGATGGCGTGCCGCTCTATGTTTATTACCCGCCGTATGAAGAAGGACGCATCCTGCCACAGGTTCTGACACCAGACATGGTCGTGCAGGCGGTCGAAAAGAAGTGA
- a CDS encoding glycosyltransferase family 8 protein, translating into MPEVCICYTSDVGYLFPSFVSALQARRNTNRNLTDILLIGIDIDPELQKNFSKLCKKNDIVFLCYTASDIDHAPATTLARLFLDDLLPSFYKRFLYVDGDTQIRGDLDRLLNQPLATGTFAAVTDPMSFTLGDDDQIARSFQKHCSSLGFSDRDAKQYFNAGVIYADRAGWGRIGREAWKKFGSLQPKPSYLDQDVLNLVGLPHRLTMSFSWNFPIFFRNISLDPIIAPCIYHFMSSPKPWDANLPPWDVTASSPYNEIIGAFPELASYRKRMSPTRLLRYTLQQRYKRWLERREWSGERMQRILAYEQNADIKSGFKTDE; encoded by the coding sequence ATGCCTGAAGTCTGTATCTGCTACACGTCCGACGTCGGTTACCTGTTTCCGAGTTTCGTCAGCGCCCTACAGGCGAGACGCAATACCAACAGGAATCTCACCGATATCCTACTGATCGGAATTGATATAGACCCTGAATTACAAAAAAATTTTTCTAAACTCTGCAAGAAAAATGACATTGTCTTTCTCTGCTATACTGCCAGCGATATCGACCATGCACCAGCTACCACACTAGCGCGTCTGTTTCTCGATGATCTTTTACCCAGTTTTTACAAACGATTTCTTTATGTCGATGGAGACACGCAAATCCGGGGTGATCTCGACCGTCTTCTGAATCAACCCCTTGCCACCGGAACATTCGCAGCCGTGACGGACCCCATGAGTTTTACCTTGGGCGATGATGACCAGATAGCACGCTCTTTCCAGAAGCATTGTTCTTCACTCGGGTTTTCTGACAGAGATGCGAAACAGTATTTCAATGCCGGTGTCATTTACGCCGATCGCGCCGGATGGGGACGCATCGGGCGGGAAGCATGGAAAAAATTCGGTTCCCTTCAACCTAAACCCAGCTATCTTGATCAGGATGTTCTCAATCTGGTTGGACTTCCCCATCGTCTTACGATGTCTTTTTCCTGGAATTTTCCGATCTTCTTCAGAAATATCAGTCTCGATCCTATCATTGCGCCCTGTATCTATCACTTCATGTCATCCCCGAAACCATGGGATGCCAACCTCCCTCCATGGGACGTAACAGCGTCATCACCTTACAATGAAATCATCGGCGCCTTTCCTGAACTCGCCTCCTACAGAAAACGTATGAGCCCAACGCGGTTGCTGCGCTATACGCTACAGCAAAGATACAAGCGCTGGCTGGAGAGGCGGGAATGGTCAGGCGAGCGTATGCAGCGTATTCTCGCTTATGAGCAGAATGCCGATATAAAAAGCGGCTTCAAGACGGATGAATAA
- a CDS encoding Hint domain-containing protein — MATTYWNGSTSDDFFDPTNWSNEDLPQSHTCQAAYIGGSSDSDRGVAVANAVSYGQISSLSIGDYGTLKITAEASSNDAGNVFATYGMEIAPTGELIVDTSSKVELGLYTQNRGGTITIMNNPGNVVLDGNSLNGNGTLNLINSTLGSPDAPIHVPDMDITLQSGSTLYTGWNATGSSITFDPSTNNTVVLDANDSTVSTAIYGVSENAHFAINGTDGVTPASVNVAANGDGSYSYTISFTNGHSLTLSDIVPADGFVPGSVSFSKDASGDWLFTEQNASSVTPDYASTAQHTQLQAVVTHADSVGSGTASATDGYTNHSAVATDTFIGTGTESNPASWSDSSNWSQGDIPQSNSCFHASLSGSDTDPLYIVADQPNVGQFVSLSVNPNATLTVTANNPQNPNSYVFSTAGFEVRGNGVLNIDTPAKVELGGVSAMDGTLNITGNDGNVVFDSSHLAGGGTLNLSNSTLGTQANSVMVDLPSINLADDSTFYARLYGNTSTISFDDSSNTLVLAGDTKQIDTTFVGVNANTHFAIDADLNAQPTAAVYTKNGDGSYSLAITLDNGQTYTLSHIETADGFVPGSSTFSKDAAGDWLINTVATDVCFVEGTRIRTTRGDVAVEDLSVGDELIVLDAHESTRPVVWVGFQNAAVRPELDDADAGYPVRILKNAISENVPFADLLVTAEHSFHFEGGFVPVRMLVNGSSIFYDRSVSSYRYFHVETERHSIILAENTATESYLDTGNRRSFTGGAVVSLTSRRLTWADAAAPLLTSREEVEGLHQRIAARATGVLGLTAPARAPLTRKPDLSFRTLSGQTLRRLDEKNGVVTVEVPENVTEIRICSRADRPSDIVGPFVDDRRMLGVLVGSVILLEGGSYGRAVNSHLAGQSFVGWHGVEENASFRWTNGDAVLDLGERVPNTKALLKVQIVAAGPYRLETNGQTLSLCA, encoded by the coding sequence ATGGCTACAACATATTGGAATGGGTCAACGTCGGACGATTTTTTCGATCCCACGAACTGGTCGAATGAGGATCTGCCACAGAGCCACACCTGTCAGGCGGCCTATATCGGTGGCAGCAGCGACAGCGATCGTGGTGTTGCCGTGGCGAATGCCGTGTCCTACGGGCAGATAAGTTCCCTCAGTATCGGTGATTACGGAACGCTGAAAATTACGGCGGAGGCCTCATCGAATGACGCGGGAAATGTTTTCGCGACATACGGAATGGAGATTGCGCCGACCGGTGAACTGATCGTCGACACGTCGTCCAAGGTGGAACTGGGTCTTTACACCCAGAATCGTGGCGGCACGATTACGATCATGAATAATCCTGGCAATGTCGTCCTTGATGGGAACAGCCTGAACGGCAATGGCACGCTCAACCTGATCAACTCAACGCTGGGTAGCCCGGACGCGCCGATCCATGTCCCGGATATGGATATTACGCTCCAGAGTGGCAGCACGCTGTATACGGGCTGGAATGCGACCGGAAGTTCAATCACGTTTGATCCATCCACGAACAATACGGTTGTTCTGGATGCAAATGATTCGACGGTTTCGACAGCGATTTACGGTGTTTCAGAAAACGCGCATTTTGCAATCAACGGCACTGATGGCGTTACGCCTGCCAGCGTCAATGTCGCAGCGAACGGTGATGGCTCATACAGCTACACCATCTCTTTCACCAATGGGCACTCTCTGACTCTGTCCGACATCGTGCCGGCTGACGGGTTTGTTCCCGGTTCAGTGTCGTTCAGCAAGGATGCCTCTGGCGACTGGCTGTTTACGGAACAGAATGCAAGTTCCGTTACGCCAGACTATGCGTCCACAGCACAGCACACTCAGCTTCAGGCCGTTGTTACACACGCTGACAGCGTCGGTTCCGGAACGGCTTCGGCGACCGATGGCTACACAAACCATTCAGCGGTAGCCACGGATACTTTCATAGGCACGGGTACGGAAAGCAACCCGGCGAGCTGGTCTGACAGCAGTAACTGGTCTCAGGGCGACATCCCGCAGTCAAACAGCTGCTTTCACGCGTCTTTGTCTGGATCAGACACTGATCCGCTCTATATCGTCGCTGATCAGCCGAATGTGGGACAGTTCGTCAGCCTTTCGGTCAATCCGAATGCGACACTGACCGTTACGGCGAACAATCCCCAGAATCCGAACAGTTATGTGTTCTCGACGGCGGGTTTCGAAGTGCGTGGCAACGGTGTGCTGAATATCGACACACCGGCGAAAGTCGAACTGGGCGGTGTCAGCGCCATGGACGGCACGCTGAACATTACAGGTAATGATGGAAATGTCGTTTTCGACAGCAGCCATCTTGCCGGTGGTGGGACGCTGAATCTGTCGAACTCCACACTGGGCACCCAGGCCAACTCGGTGATGGTCGATCTGCCGTCTATCAATCTGGCGGATGACAGCACGTTCTATGCGCGTCTGTATGGCAATACGAGTACGATCAGCTTTGATGACAGCAGCAACACACTTGTTCTGGCTGGTGACACGAAACAGATCGACACGACTTTTGTCGGGGTTAACGCAAACACGCACTTTGCCATTGACGCGGATCTGAATGCTCAGCCAACGGCCGCCGTTTATACGAAAAACGGTGATGGCAGCTACTCGCTGGCGATCACGCTGGATAACGGCCAGACCTACACGCTGTCTCATATCGAAACGGCTGACGGCTTTGTGCCGGGTTCTTCAACATTCTCCAAGGATGCAGCGGGCGACTGGCTGATCAACACGGTCGCGACGGATGTCTGTTTCGTTGAAGGCACACGCATTCGCACGACACGCGGCGATGTGGCGGTTGAAGACCTGTCCGTCGGTGATGAACTGATCGTTCTCGATGCGCATGAGAGCACACGTCCTGTGGTCTGGGTCGGTTTCCAGAACGCTGCCGTGCGTCCTGAGCTTGATGATGCGGACGCGGGCTATCCTGTCCGTATCCTCAAGAATGCCATTTCCGAGAACGTGCCGTTTGCTGATCTTCTGGTGACGGCCGAGCACAGCTTTCATTTCGAAGGCGGCTTTGTACCGGTCCGGATGCTGGTGAATGGCTCCAGCATTTTCTATGATCGGTCCGTCAGCTCCTATCGCTACTTCCATGTCGAGACAGAGCGCCACAGTATCATTCTTGCTGAAAACACAGCGACGGAAAGCTATCTCGACACAGGAAACCGTCGTTCCTTCACGGGTGGCGCGGTCGTTTCCCTGACCTCACGACGTCTGACATGGGCCGATGCGGCGGCGCCTCTGCTCACCAGCCGTGAGGAGGTCGAGGGCTTGCATCAGCGTATCGCTGCACGCGCAACGGGCGTTCTAGGTCTGACCGCACCTGCCAGAGCGCCACTGACCCGGAAACCGGACTTGTCGTTCCGCACTCTTTCCGGACAGACGCTCCGTCGTCTGGACGAAAAAAATGGCGTAGTCACAGTCGAAGTTCCGGAAAACGTCACGGAAATCCGGATATGCTCACGTGCCGACAGACCGTCTGACATTGTCGGACCGTTTGTTGATGACCGTCGTATGCTGGGTGTTCTCGTGGGGAGTGTGATCCTGCTGGAGGGTGGTTCCTACGGCCGCGCCGTCAACAGCCATCTCGCTGGACAATCTTTTGTCGGCTGGCATGGTGTCGAGGAGAATGCTTCGTTTCGCTGGACCAATGGCGATGCTGTTCTTGATCTCGGCGAGAGAGTGCCGAATACAAAAGCTCTGCTCAAAGTCCAGATTGTAGCGGCAGGGCCTTATCGTCTTGAGACAAATGGACAGACGCTTAGTCTCTGCGCCTGA
- a CDS encoding glycosyltransferase family 2 protein yields MRFSLVIPTLDRPGDVRAFLDALTRQTFHDLEVILVDQSGGDIYDSVVADFSKVLPVRHIRIDVRKCRYACIVGASHATGDIIAFPDDDCLYLPDTLEQVDASFRKNPSLGLLTGVVLNQHGRPSQMGRWLTTSARLNENNIWTGLVEFNMFIRRAAYEAVGGFDANMGPGCRFVAAEGQDLGLRLLAHGVGGYFDTRLQVVHPDKPTGVNLMRARSYARGMGYALRKNAAPWSVLLKFVVRPVGGIFFNILKGDRNAMLYHAYVLLGRIEGYYSSAARLAAKMLGKRA; encoded by the coding sequence ATGCGTTTCTCCCTTGTAATCCCGACTCTCGACCGTCCCGGGGATGTGAGGGCGTTTCTGGATGCTCTGACCCGACAGACGTTCCACGACCTTGAGGTTATTCTGGTCGATCAGAGTGGCGGCGATATCTATGATTCTGTCGTCGCGGACTTTTCGAAAGTCCTGCCTGTCCGGCATATCCGGATCGATGTCCGGAAATGCCGCTATGCCTGTATCGTCGGCGCGTCCCATGCGACAGGAGACATCATCGCTTTTCCCGACGATGACTGCCTTTATCTTCCGGATACGCTGGAACAGGTCGATGCCAGTTTCAGGAAAAATCCCTCTTTGGGGCTGCTGACCGGCGTGGTGTTGAATCAGCACGGGCGTCCTTCGCAGATGGGGCGATGGCTGACTACCAGCGCCAGGCTGAATGAAAACAACATCTGGACGGGTCTTGTGGAGTTCAACATGTTCATCCGTCGAGCCGCGTATGAGGCCGTAGGCGGGTTTGACGCCAACATGGGGCCGGGTTGCCGATTCGTTGCCGCAGAGGGACAGGACCTAGGGTTGCGGTTACTGGCGCACGGCGTGGGGGGATATTTCGATACGCGGCTTCAGGTGGTGCATCCGGACAAACCGACAGGCGTCAATCTGATGCGCGCCAGAAGCTACGCGAGGGGCATGGGATACGCGTTACGCAAAAATGCTGCTCCGTGGAGTGTTCTTCTAAAATTTGTGGTCAGGCCGGTTGGAGGAATTTTCTTCAATATCCTAAAAGGCGACCGGAACGCTATGCTTTATCACGCGTATGTACTGCTGGGACGAATTGAAGGATATTATTCGTCTGCGGCAAGGCTGGCGGCAAAAATGCTTGGGAAACGGGCCTGA
- a CDS encoding glycosyltransferase family 2 protein — MTGLPDEPKVIVGLATSGRASVLASLVRELNRQSVRPDRIVICHKSPTDIEGVTAGLVPGCDLVLLQGGRGLPAQRNVILDHARDADVVLFLDDDFFPRHDYLENMLAVFKNDSHIAGMTGRVLEDGAVGPGLTVEHALAVLAKSSASQDNTVVDVFNTYGCNMAFRLDVVRRTGIRFDERLPLYAWYEDIDFSRRILPYGRIVRGEAAQGVHLGSKKGKTSGLRLGYSQIVNPLYLARKGSYLWGHAFRSAGRHTLINIVRSFRPEPWVDRKGRMKGNWLAWRDVLRGRLRPEHILDL, encoded by the coding sequence ATGACGGGTCTTCCGGACGAGCCGAAAGTCATTGTGGGTTTGGCGACTTCGGGCCGTGCGTCGGTTCTGGCGTCACTTGTCAGGGAATTGAACCGGCAGAGCGTAAGGCCGGACAGGATTGTGATCTGTCATAAAAGCCCGACTGATATTGAAGGTGTCACAGCCGGACTTGTGCCGGGATGTGATCTTGTCCTGCTTCAGGGCGGTCGTGGTCTGCCTGCGCAAAGAAACGTCATTCTGGATCACGCCCGGGACGCGGATGTCGTGCTGTTTCTTGATGATGATTTTTTTCCGAGACATGATTATCTTGAGAATATGCTGGCTGTTTTCAAAAATGACAGTCACATAGCCGGTATGACCGGCAGGGTTCTGGAAGATGGCGCGGTCGGTCCCGGACTGACGGTGGAGCACGCTCTCGCTGTTCTGGCGAAGTCGTCGGCATCGCAGGACAATACGGTTGTCGATGTCTTCAATACCTACGGCTGCAACATGGCTTTCCGTCTGGACGTGGTCAGGCGCACAGGCATCCGTTTTGATGAACGTCTGCCTCTGTATGCCTGGTATGAAGATATTGATTTCTCAAGGCGCATTCTGCCCTACGGTCGTATCGTCCGTGGGGAGGCCGCTCAGGGTGTTCATCTGGGTAGTAAAAAAGGAAAAACATCCGGCCTGCGCCTGGGATATTCCCAGATCGTCAATCCGCTGTACCTTGCCCGCAAGGGATCGTATCTCTGGGGACATGCTTTCCGGAGCGCCGGACGTCATACGCTGATCAATATTGTCAGAAGCTTTCGTCCGGAACCGTGGGTCGACCGGAAAGGGCGCATGAAGGGAAACTGGCTTGCGTGGAGAGATGTGCTGCGCGGACGTCTCCGTCCCGAGCATATTCTGGATCTATAA
- a CDS encoding methylated-DNA--[protein]-cysteine S-methyltransferase, with amino-acid sequence MPQLSLHSPLGPLTITEEDGAIIALDWGWGRDQTETPLLCEVRDWLDQWFDKPTETFPYPMKPWGTDYQKKVWAALCEIPLGETRTYKQIAQQVGGSPRSVGQAVGRNPVPILIPCHRVVAVHGLGGYSGDGGLDDKVWLLEFEGVSLP; translated from the coding sequence ATGCCCCAGTTATCCCTGCATTCTCCTCTGGGGCCTCTTACGATAACGGAAGAAGACGGGGCGATCATCGCTCTGGACTGGGGATGGGGGCGGGATCAGACCGAAACACCTCTGCTGTGCGAAGTGCGGGACTGGCTGGATCAGTGGTTTGATAAGCCGACAGAAACATTTCCCTACCCGATGAAGCCGTGGGGTACGGATTACCAGAAAAAGGTCTGGGCTGCTCTATGTGAGATTCCTCTCGGCGAGACCCGGACCTACAAGCAGATAGCACAGCAGGTCGGCGGTTCGCCCCGTTCTGTCGGGCAGGCTGTGGGACGAAACCCTGTGCCGATCCTGATCCCCTGTCATCGTGTCGTGGCGGTACACGGTCTGGGTGGCTATTCCGGCGATGGTGGTCTGGACGACAAGGTGTGGCTGCTGGAATTTGAAGGTGTGTCCCTGCCTTGA